One segment of Carya illinoinensis cultivar Pawnee chromosome 1, C.illinoinensisPawnee_v1, whole genome shotgun sequence DNA contains the following:
- the LOC122274274 gene encoding uncharacterized protein LOC122274274 codes for MLPQRNLWVAVLLITGLIGANLYTLEGRPRRVLLDTDVDTDDIFALLYLLKQNRSELEVEAVTINANAWTDAGHSVNQIYDILYMMGRGDIAVGVGGDGGILEDGTILPNVGGFLPIIEQGISTVGYCRYRQAIPIGSRGRLDLDANYGIRKAFLPQGRRKYTPLRQPTAQQVMIEEISAGPITVFLIGAHTNFAIFLMNNPHLKKNIKHIYVMGGGVRSKNPTGCCPKNAGSSCVPQQCGDHGNLYTAHASNPNAEFNMFGDPFAAYQVFHSGIPITLVPLDATDTIPISEKFFDTFEQNQNTYEAQYCFQSLKISRDTWFGNQFYKSYFMWDSFAAGVATSIMLNSHNHNGENEFAEMEYMNITVVTSNKPYRIHDGSNPFFDDCGAPKFNLKEGGVHSGHVQTGLRDPFCIVKNGKGKCQDGYTAEVTGLEAVRVLVATRAKPSQETNSSLDREFYKSFLCTLNRPQHTGRFSFRSQFPYYKEVLYKPDFGSKTLGKTVVFDMDMSAGDFLALFYLLKVPVEVINLKAIIVSPTGWANAATIDVIYDLLHMMGRDDIQVGLGDLFAMNQSDPSFSAVGDCKYIKAIPHGSGGFLDSDTLYGLARTLPRSPRRYTAENSVKYGAPRDTDHPERRQPLALEVWKSVVKSLDPGSKVTILTNGPLTNLAKIILSEKNTTSLIQDVYIVGGHIYHGDTDKGNVFTVRSNEYAEFNMFLDPVAAKTIFDSELNITLIPLGIQRRVASFPRLLEKFQDIKRTDEAKFARCLLTRLYRLQQIDIRYQHMDTFFGEILGAVALAGDHTTLKPTSRVKPIKVFAEGVESKDGQTVIDKEHGKLVRILKKVNHTAYYDLFANQLGNSKQSAVIGSFDDQRRMWSTNIT; via the exons TGATGCGGGACATTCTGTGAATCAAATCTACGACATTCTTTACATGATGGGCCGTGGTGACATTGCTGTTGGAGTAGGAGGTGATGGCGGGATACTAGAAGATGGTACAATTCTCCCAAATGTTGGAGGGTTTCTTCCTATTATTGAACAG GGGATTTCAACTGTAGGATATTGTAGATATAGACAAGCTATTCCTATAGGTTCAAGAGGGCGATTGGATCTTGATGCCAACTATGGAATCAGAAAAGCTTTCCTCCCGCAG GGGAGAAGGAAGTATACTCCTCTTCGTCAACCAACGGCTCAGCAAGTTATGATTGAAGAAATATCAGCGGGTCCCATAACTGTATTTCTTATAGGAGCACATACCAATTTTGCAATTTTCTTAATGAACAATCCAcatctaaagaaaaatatcaagCACATTTATGTCATGGGTGGTGGTGTGAGATCAAAGAACCCAACCGGTTGTTGTCCAAAAAATGCTGGCTCATCTTGCGTGCCTCAGCAATGTGGTGACCATGGTAATTTGTACACGGCCCATGCAAGTAATCCTAATGCAGAGTTCAATATGTTTGGAGATCCTTTTGCTGCATACCAG gtTTTTCATTCTGGCATACCCATCACCCTTGTTCCGCTGGATGCGACGGACACTATCCCAATTAGTGAGAAGTTCTTTGACACATTTGAGCAGAATCAGAATACATACGAGGCACAATACTGCTTCCAGTCATTGAAAATAAGTCGTGATACATGGTTTGGCAACCAATTCTATAAG AGCTATTTTATGTGGGACTCCTTCGCAGCTGGTGTGGCCACTTCAATCATGCTTAACTCTCACAACCATAATGGGGaaaatgaatttgctgaaatgGAGTATATGAATATTACTGTAGTTACTTCAAACAAACCTTATAGGATTCATGATGGCTCTAATCCATTCTTTGATGACTGCGGAGCTCCGAAGTTTAACTTAAAAGAAGGTGGAGTACATAGTGGTCATGTTCAGACTGGACTTCGAGATCCTTTCTGCATTGTGAAGAATGGGAAGGGAAAATGCCAG GATGGTTATACAGCAGAAGTAACTGGTCTGGAGGCAGTACGTGTGCTAGTTGCTACAAGAGCCAAACCTAGCCAGGAGACAAACAGTTCATTAGACAGAGAATTTTATAAGAGCTTCTTGTGT ACTCTAAACCGACCTCAACATACTGGGAGATTTAGTTTTAGGTCTCAATTTCCTTACTACAAAGAAGTACTTTACAAACCAGATTTTGGATCTAAAACACTTGGCAAAactgttgtttttgacatggaTATGAGTGCAGGAGATTTTCTAGCTCTGTTTTACCTACTAAAAGTGCCTGTGGAAGTGATCAACCTCAAG GCTATAATTGTAAGCCCAACTGGTTGGGCTAATGCTGCTACAATAGATGTCATTTATGATTTACTTCATATGATGGGGCGTGATGATATTCAAGTTGGTCTTGGAGACTTATTTGCAATGAATCAGTCTGATCCGAGCTTTTCAGCTGTTGGAGACTGCAAATACATTAAGGCCATCCCACATGGCAGTGGTGGATTTCTTGACTCTGACACTCTCTATGGCCTTGCTCGTACTTTGCCAAGAAGTCCTAGAAG GTATACGGCTGAGAATTCTGTAAAATATGGAGCTCCTCGGGACACTGATCACCCTGAGCGCAGACAGCCACTAGCATTGGAAGTTTGGAAGTCTGTAGTGAAATCACTTGACCCAGGATCTAAGGTCACCATACTGACCAATGGACCCCTGACTAATCttgccaaaattattttatcagaGAAAAATACCACCTCTCTTATTCAG GATGTTTATATAGTTGGAGGACACATCTACCATGGTGACACGGACAAAGGAAATGTCTTTACTGTTCGTTCCAATGAATACGCAGAATTCAATATGTTTCTTGACCCTGTGGCTGCAAAGACAATCTTTGATTCGGAACTCAATATCACGCTCATTCCACTTGGCATCCAGCGTAGAGTTGCTTCATTTCCGAGGCTCTTAGAAAAGTTTCAGGACATAAAAAGGACTGATGAAGCTAAGTTCGCCCGCTGTTTGCTGACAAGGCTATACCGCTTGCAACAAATCGACATTAGATATCAACATATG GATACATTCTTCGGGGAAATCCTTGGTGCAGTAGCCCTGGCTGGTGATCATACCACTTTGAAGCCAACTTCGCGAGTGAAGCCCATCAAAGTCTTTGCTGAAGGTGTTGAATCCAAAGATGGACAGACCGTGATTGATAAAGAACATGGAAAATTGGTTAGAATATTGAAAAAAGTTAACCACACCGCGTATTACGATCTATTTGCAAATCAGCTTGGAAATTCGAAGCAGTCTGCTGTGATAGGAAGTTTTGATGACCAGAGAAGAATGTGGAGTACCAACATAACCTGA